The DNA sequence GCGTCGTTCACCACCACCATGCCGCCCACCACGTCCGAGTGGCCGCCGATGTACTTGGTGGTGCTGTGGATGACCAGGTCCGCCCCCAAGGGGAGAGGACGCTGGAGCATCGGCGAGGCGAAGGTGTTGTCCACTCCCAGGAGGGCGCCGTGGTCTTGGGTGAGCTCGGCGATGGCGGCGATGTCGGTGAGCCGGAGCAGGGGATTGGTGGGGGTCTCCAACCACACCAGCCGGGTGCTGGGGCGCAGCGCCTGGGCCACCGCTTCCCGGTCTCCGGTATCGACGAAGGTGAAGTCCAAACCCTGGCGGCGCAGGATCTTGTCGAAGAGGCGGAAAGTGCCGCCGTAGACATCGTTGCCGGAGATCACATGATCCCCCGGCGAGAGCATTCGCAGCACCGTGTCGATGGCCGCCATGCCGGAAGCGAAGGCAAGGGCGTGCTCGCCCTCCTCGAGGGTGGCCATGGCGGTCTGCAGCGCCGTGCGGGTGGGATTGTCGGTGCGGGAATACTCATACCCGGAGTGCTGGCCCACGTCCTTCTGGGCGTAGGTGGAGGTCTGATAGATAGGAGTCATGACCGCGCCGGTCATGGGGTCCAGCTGGACACCGGCGTGCACTGCCCGGGTCTTGGGAGCGAGGTTGGAAGCGGGATCCTTGGTCGAACGATCAGACATGGAGAAGGCTCCTGATGAAGGTGCCCACGATGAAAAGACCCGTGATGAAGGGTTTCACGGTGGGCTGAATCCTCGTCGGTGAATTCGCGAGAGCTCTGGAAGGAGCGCCGGCGAGGATCGATTGAGTCGAAAGTCCGCGCGGGGACCGGCGCGGCTGAGGGAAGGTTCCAGGTCCCTTCCCGAACTGATTGTACGTGCTGTACGCGAGAGGGTTCAAATCAGGACGAGATGAGTCCTCTTCCCGTCCCGGATCCATGGGCTGCAGCTCAGAAAGTCTCCCGGGTGGTCACCAGGAATTGAACGCTGTCGATGGAGGAGTCGCCGTCCAGGGGGAAGGCCAGGTCCACGTGCAGCATATTGCCGAAGCCCGAGCGGCTGGGGCTGATGCGCAGACCGAAGCCGACGTTGGTGAGGGTTCCGAGCTCGTCCGGTCCTTCGGCACCGGTGAACCAGGCACGGCCCACGTCGACGAAGACCGCGCCGCCCACGTAGGCCAGGCTGAAGGGGGTCCAATCGGTGAAGAAGCGTTGCTCCAGCGTCAGCAGGGCGCGGCGGTCGCCGCTTTGATAGCGCAGCGGATAGCCCCGCAGTCCCGAATCGCCGCCGAGGAGCAGCTGGCGTTCCGGATCCAGGTTCTCGTTGGCGTCGAGGCTGAGCAGCGCATAGAAGGTGTGGCGACTCCAATTCCGCCAGTAGAAGCGGCCGCGGACGCCGGCGCGCAGATTCTCCTCGCCGTCGCTGCCGAAGCGGGAGGAGAGGTAGCTATCGAAGAGCAGCAGCTGGTCGTCGCCACGCTCGAAGCCGGCGCCGTAGCTGGTGCGCAGCACCCCGCGGTCCCGGTCGCCGCCGAAGGCCGACGACGACCAACCCAGCCGAGCCCGCAGCCGATGGCCCAGGGGGAGATCCTCGGTGCGGCCCATGAGGTGCACATTGCGAGTTTTGAGGAAGCGGTTCTGGGCGAATTGGTACTCCAACCAGGGGTAGGCCAGGGTGCGCTCCACCAGCGGCTCGCCGCGGCTGCCCAGGGCGCCTTCCTCGAAGCGGTCCTGTTCGTAGGTGAAGCCGTGTAGCCAGCGGTGGCTGCCGTCCTCCTGCAAGCCCTTGGACAGGCCGCCGCGAACCTCCACCAGGGTTTGTTGGTGACGCACCTCGCCGCTGACCTCGCCCAGGCGATAGAAGGAGTCGATGCGATCGCCTTCCACGATCTCCAGTCCCGCCGCCCAGCGGGTGTCGAGGGAGAAGAAGGGGCGGTCGATCTTGAGCTTCTGATAGTCCCCGTCGCTGTTGTCCGAGTACAGAAGCTCCATGCGGGCTCGGCTCTGCAGCAGATTGGGGTCGCGGTAAGCGAAGCGGGTCTCGGTGCGGTCGATGCCGGTGGCGTGGCCCAGCACCAACTCCTTGCCGCTGCCCAGGAAGTTGGCATCCTGGATCTCGAAAGAAGACTCGGTCTCGCCGCCGCTGCGGTTCACCGACACTCCCACCTGTAGGGTCCACACGTCGCGGGTGACCACCGCCAGGTCGACCCGGTTGTTCTCGTAGCGGATGGGCCGCACCTCGGCGTCGTAGAGGAAGCTCTGAGAGCGCAGGATGCGTTCCGACTCCTCGATCTTGTAGTGGGAGTAGCGCTCCCCCGGGGCGAAGAGAAGATGGCCTTCGATGACCCGCTCGTGGGTCTTGGGATGGAGCCGGTTGGCGAGGCGGAAGAGCCTGTAATTTTCTTCCGGATTTTCCGGATCGAAGATGTCGTTGGTCACCACGCGCACGTCGCCGATGACCGCGCCGGTCGCTTCCAGAACCTCCGGGGACGGCACGGGGCGCCGGGGCCGGGGGCCGCGCAGCCGAGGAAACGTCTTGGCATCGCTTGGGCCGCCGCGCCGAGCCGTTTCCGAAGCGCTCTCCTCAGAAGCTTCTCCCGCCGCCTCTTCGTCTGCAGCGGCGGTGTGGGCACTGGAGACGATCCACGCGGCAGTCGGCGCCACGGGGACGGCCGTAGCGGGGGAGCCGCCGGCGTCGGCGGTGCACAGCAGACCGCCGAGGGCGAGAATGACCAAGGAACTCATGAATTTTCGATCCACACCGGCGCCGCGGCCAGCGGCGACGGGACGAGCTATGGCATCGTAACATTTTTTGACGATGGCACGGGCACCGAGATCGCTCCCGCCCCTCACCTTTCGTCGTCTGACACGCTAGAATGCGGCGCCATGGTAAACGAAAGTGACATCAAAGGTGTAGAGGCTTATCTCCGCGGTCTTCAGGATCGCATCTGTTCCGCCCTGGAAGGGCTCGACGGCGAGGCCACGTTTCGCCAGGACGAGTGGACCCGCCGAGAGGGGGGAGGGGGCCGCAGCCGGGTGCTCTCCGGCGGTGCGGTGTTCGAAAAGGCGGGGGTTGGATACTCCGACGTCCACGGCCCCGGAATGCCGGCGGCGGCCACCGAGCAGCGGCCCCAGCTGGCCGGCCGCAGTTTCCGTGCCATGGGGGTTTCGCTGGTCATCCACCCGCTCAACCCCTACGTCCCCACCAGCCACGCCAACGTCCGCTTCTTCATCGCGGAGAAGGAGGGGGAGGATCCGGTGTGGTGGTTCGGCGGCGGTTTCGACCTGACGCCCTACTATCCCTTCCTGGAGGATGCGGTGCACTGGCACACCCAGGCGGAGGAGGCTTGCCGGCCCTTCGGCAACGACGTCTATCCGCGCTTCAAGGAATGGTGTGACGATTATTTCTACCTGCCCCATCGGCAGGAGACCCGGGGCATCGGCGGACTTTTCTTCGATGACCTCAACGTCTGGGGCTTCGAGCGCTGCTTCGCCTTCCAGCGCAGCGTCGGCGACCACTACCTGTCCGCCTACCTACCCATCGTCGAGCGCCGCAAAGACACTCCCTACGGCGAGCGGGAGCGGGACTTCCAGCTCTACCGCCGGGGCCGCTACGCCGAGTTCAACCTGATCTACGACCGCGGCACCCTCTTCGGCCTGCAGTCCGGCGGACGCACCGAGTCCATCCTCATGTCGCTGCCGCCGCTGGCGGCCTGGCGCTATGACTGGCGTCCCGAGGCCGGCTCGCCGGAGGAAGAGCTCTACCGCGATTACCTCCGGCCCCGGGACTGGCTGGCGGCGGTTTCCTGACCCGCTCTCTCGGCCGGTTGGCCTGAAGTGCTGGTCTTACGGGCCGCTGGCCTGATGGGCGTTTCGCCGAGACTTCTCAGTCGTCGCTCGAGCGCACCGAAATCACCGGGCACTGCGCATTGTGCAGCACCTTCTGGGTCGTGCTGCCGAAGATCATCTGACCCACCGAGCCGAATCCGCGGGTGGCCATGACGATGAAGTCGGCGCCCACCTCGTCGGCACAGGCGACGATCTCCGCCGCCGGGTTGCCAATGCGCAGGATCGCCTCCACGGGCTTGTCCCCCAGGAGCTTCGCCGCCAGCTTGTCGAGGGATTCGCGGGCGAGATCCTCGTGGCGTTGCCGGATGTCTTTGCGCTGTTGCTCGGTGGTCATGCCCAGCGGCGGCATGCGGTCTTCCGCCACGTAGATCAGCTTGAGGTCGGCATCCAGGGCTTCGGCAAGGTCGGCGGCGGCGAGGACGCCGGCGCTGGCGGCCTCGGAGAAGTCGGTGGTTGCAAGCACGGTATTGTATTTCGACACGAGATCCCCTTCCATGGCAGCCTGCGCGGGCACTGCGCTCCGAATCGGCCGCGTGAGTTTCCTAGCTTCGGAGGTCGAGGCGCGGGCCGGAGCCCGAATCCTCCCCCCTTCTAATGTATCGGTCCCCGGGGAGCTGGTCCAGAGGCCGCGGCTGCGATAAAAAGGGGGTAGGAAGATCGCCGTGTCGGCGATGCAATGCCGGCGCTCCCAACGACCGCCGGGGCTCTGAGGAGCCGCGAGACCGATCCCGCGGCCTCCACTCTGCGAGGTGAGATCATGACGACTATCCAGAAGATTCTCTTTCCTACCGACTTTTCCCGTTGCGCCGATCAGGCTCTCAGCCACGCCGCCTTCCTGGCGCGCCGCTTCGGTGCGGAGCTCCACCTGCTCCACGCCGTCGTGCTCCACGGCGACGATCCGGCCAACCCGATCTACGAGTTCCCGGACCCCGACGAGCTATACCGTCTGGCGGAGGAGGCGGCGAAGCAGCGCCTCGAAGGCTTGTTGCCGGAGGTCGGTAGCGAGCTCAAGATCCATCGCGCTCACCGCCGGGGCATCGCGCCGGCGGCGGTGATCCTCGAATACGCTTCGGAGGTGGGGGTCGACCTCATCATCGTCGGCACCCACGGTCGCCGCGGCCTCGGCAGATTGGTGCTCGGCAGCGTCGCCGAAGAGGTGGTGCGCCTGGCTTCCTGCCCGGTGATGACCCTGCGGGAGCAGGAGGATCCCCGGCCCGTGGAGGCGCTGGAGCGGATCCTGGTGCCGGTGGACTTCTCCGATCCTTCCAAGCGTGCCCTGGATTCGGCGGTGGAGCTGGCGCGGGTCTACGATTCCCACCTGCAGCTGCTGCACGTGGTCCAGCCCATGGCCTACCCGCAGGTCTATTTCCCCGGCAGCACCTCCGCCGTCACCGCCGACTACGCGGCCATCACCCGCTACTCCCAGGAGGGGTTGGACGAGCTGGCGGCGGAGTATCCCCAGCTCAAGGGACGCATCTCCACCCACGTGCTGGAGGGGTACCCCGCCACCACCATCAGCGATTTCGCCAAGGACCACGACAGCGACCTCGTGGTCATCTCCACCCACGGCCACACCGGTCTGGCTCACCTGCTCCTGGGCAGCGTGGCGGAGAAGGTGGT is a window from the Acidobacteriota bacterium genome containing:
- a CDS encoding universal stress protein — encoded protein: MTTIQKILFPTDFSRCADQALSHAAFLARRFGAELHLLHAVVLHGDDPANPIYEFPDPDELYRLAEEAAKQRLEGLLPEVGSELKIHRAHRRGIAPAAVILEYASEVGVDLIIVGTHGRRGLGRLVLGSVAEEVVRLASCPVMTLREQEDPRPVEALERILVPVDFSDPSKRALDSAVELARVYDSHLQLLHVVQPMAYPQVYFPGSTSAVTADYAAITRYSQEGLDELAAEYPQLKGRISTHVLEGYPATTISDFAKDHDSDLVVISTHGHTGLAHLLLGSVAEKVVRLAEMPVFVVKAFEGGEEES
- the hemF gene encoding oxygen-dependent coproporphyrinogen oxidase, producing the protein MVNESDIKGVEAYLRGLQDRICSALEGLDGEATFRQDEWTRREGGGGRSRVLSGGAVFEKAGVGYSDVHGPGMPAAATEQRPQLAGRSFRAMGVSLVIHPLNPYVPTSHANVRFFIAEKEGEDPVWWFGGGFDLTPYYPFLEDAVHWHTQAEEACRPFGNDVYPRFKEWCDDYFYLPHRQETRGIGGLFFDDLNVWGFERCFAFQRSVGDHYLSAYLPIVERRKDTPYGERERDFQLYRRGRYAEFNLIYDRGTLFGLQSGGRTESILMSLPPLAAWRYDWRPEAGSPEEELYRDYLRPRDWLAAVS
- a CDS encoding cystathionine gamma-synthase gives rise to the protein MSDRSTKDPASNLAPKTRAVHAGVQLDPMTGAVMTPIYQTSTYAQKDVGQHSGYEYSRTDNPTRTALQTAMATLEEGEHALAFASGMAAIDTVLRMLSPGDHVISGNDVYGGTFRLFDKILRRQGLDFTFVDTGDREAVAQALRPSTRLVWLETPTNPLLRLTDIAAIAELTQDHGALLGVDNTFASPMLQRPLPLGADLVIHSTTKYIGGHSDVVGGMVVVNDAELYEELKFLQNGIGAVPGPMDCFLTLRGIKTLALRMAAHSANGLEIARFLERQPMVDQVIYPFLESHPQHELAQRQMAGGAGIISFIVPGGAEAAAQVARTTRLFTLAESLGGVESLIEVPAAMTHLSVSESDLAVDPGLIRLSVGIEDAGDLIADLEEALSTIARPAAVGAGG
- a CDS encoding universal stress protein; this encodes MSKYNTVLATTDFSEAASAGVLAAADLAEALDADLKLIYVAEDRMPPLGMTTEQQRKDIRQRHEDLARESLDKLAAKLLGDKPVEAILRIGNPAAEIVACADEVGADFIVMATRGFGSVGQMIFGSTTQKVLHNAQCPVISVRSSDD